A single genomic interval of Corvus cornix cornix isolate S_Up_H32 chromosome 11, ASM73873v5, whole genome shotgun sequence harbors:
- the CHST8 gene encoding carbohydrate sulfotransferase 8 isoform X3 codes for MGRDLRPYYYAFSQRIKYNTGFQQPKKQDCVSSNNQDRRLRKNTADRVATVKQSDSLEPSESVPTKLQSTDRRQSSIMFSMKDQQKGEEINSIKLHKRRRRFIIKKSPILISMNSSILNLPTLKYEDRNNSKWKSLYQIQGERKRIMRETCSKYKSNNRRIITPYHVSRIFVEDKYRVLYCEVPKAGCSNWKRVLMVLNGLASSTKDIQHNTVHYGNYLKRLDGFDHNGIYHRLNTYTKMLFIREPFEKLVSAFRDKFEHPNNYYHPVFGKAIISRYRVNATKEALRTGSGVKFKEFIQYLLDVHRPVGMDIHWDHVNRLCSPCLIDYDFVGKFESMEEDANFFLHLIGAPQNLTFPKFKDRHSNEERTTTKITQQYFAQLSPSQRQQSYDFYYMDYLMFNYSKPFEDLY; via the exons GGATAAAATATAACACGGGATTCCAGCAAccaaaaaaa CAGGACTGTGTTTCCAGCAATAACCAGGATAgaagattaagaaaaaatactgcagacAGAGTAGCAACAGTTAAGCAGAGCGATTCATTAGAGCCATCTGAAAGTGTGCCCACCAAGCTTCAAAGCACCGACAGAAGGCAAAGCAGCATCATGTTTTCTATGAAAGATCAACAGAAAGgtgaagaaattaattccatCAAGCTCCATAAACGCAGGAGGAGGTTTATAATTAAAAAGAGCCCAATTCTGATTTCCATGAACAGCTCCATTCTCAACCTGCCCACACTTAAATATGAGGATAGAAACAACAGCAAGTGGAAAAGTCTCTATCAGATCCAAGGAGAAAGGAAACGGATTATGAGGGAAACATGttcaaaatacaaaagtaaTAACAGAAGGATAATCACTCCTTATCATGTGTCTAGAATATTTGTAGAAGATAAATACAGAGTTTTATACTGTGAAGTACCAAAAGCCGGCTGCTCTAACTGGAAACGGGTGCTCATGGTGCTAAATGGGCTGGCCTCCTCCACAAAAGATATCCAGCACAACACAGTGCACTACGGAAACTACTTGAAACGGCTGGATGGCTTTGATCACAATGGAATTTATCACAGGCTCAACACTTACACAAAGATGCTATTTATTCGTGAGCCTTTTGAAAAGCTGGTATCTGCATTTCGGGACAAGTTTGAACATCCGAACAACTACTACCACCCGGTTTTTGGAAAAGCCATCATTTCCAGATACCGTGTCAATGCCACCAAAGAAGCATTAAGGACAGGCTCTGGAGTCAAGTTTAAAGAGTTCATTCAATATCTCCTGGATGTACATAGGCCAGTGGGTATGGATATACACTGGGATCATGTCAATAGGCTTTGCAGCCCATGTTTGATAGACTACGACTTCGTTGGGAAATTTGAAAGTATGGAAGAAGATGCAAactttttcttgcatttaattGGTGCTCCACAAAATTTAACTTTCCCCAAGTTTAAAGATCGCCACTCCAATGAAGAAAGAACTACCACTAAAATTACACAACAGTATTTTGCACAGCTTTCTCCTTCTCAACGACAACAAAGCTATGACTTTTACTATATGGATTACTTGATGTTCAACTACTCAAAACCTTTTGAAGATTTATATTAA
- the CHST8 gene encoding carbohydrate sulfotransferase 8 isoform X1, with product MRLTCMFSFILLFGAVGLVVFIHLQDPEEIVHQQTPGIKYNTGFQQPKKQDCVSSNNQDRRLRKNTADRVATVKQSDSLEPSESVPTKLQSTDRRQSSIMFSMKDQQKGEEINSIKLHKRRRRFIIKKSPILISMNSSILNLPTLKYEDRNNSKWKSLYQIQGERKRIMRETCSKYKSNNRRIITPYHVSRIFVEDKYRVLYCEVPKAGCSNWKRVLMVLNGLASSTKDIQHNTVHYGNYLKRLDGFDHNGIYHRLNTYTKMLFIREPFEKLVSAFRDKFEHPNNYYHPVFGKAIISRYRVNATKEALRTGSGVKFKEFIQYLLDVHRPVGMDIHWDHVNRLCSPCLIDYDFVGKFESMEEDANFFLHLIGAPQNLTFPKFKDRHSNEERTTTKITQQYFAQLSPSQRQQSYDFYYMDYLMFNYSKPFEDLY from the exons GGATAAAATATAACACGGGATTCCAGCAAccaaaaaaa CAGGACTGTGTTTCCAGCAATAACCAGGATAgaagattaagaaaaaatactgcagacAGAGTAGCAACAGTTAAGCAGAGCGATTCATTAGAGCCATCTGAAAGTGTGCCCACCAAGCTTCAAAGCACCGACAGAAGGCAAAGCAGCATCATGTTTTCTATGAAAGATCAACAGAAAGgtgaagaaattaattccatCAAGCTCCATAAACGCAGGAGGAGGTTTATAATTAAAAAGAGCCCAATTCTGATTTCCATGAACAGCTCCATTCTCAACCTGCCCACACTTAAATATGAGGATAGAAACAACAGCAAGTGGAAAAGTCTCTATCAGATCCAAGGAGAAAGGAAACGGATTATGAGGGAAACATGttcaaaatacaaaagtaaTAACAGAAGGATAATCACTCCTTATCATGTGTCTAGAATATTTGTAGAAGATAAATACAGAGTTTTATACTGTGAAGTACCAAAAGCCGGCTGCTCTAACTGGAAACGGGTGCTCATGGTGCTAAATGGGCTGGCCTCCTCCACAAAAGATATCCAGCACAACACAGTGCACTACGGAAACTACTTGAAACGGCTGGATGGCTTTGATCACAATGGAATTTATCACAGGCTCAACACTTACACAAAGATGCTATTTATTCGTGAGCCTTTTGAAAAGCTGGTATCTGCATTTCGGGACAAGTTTGAACATCCGAACAACTACTACCACCCGGTTTTTGGAAAAGCCATCATTTCCAGATACCGTGTCAATGCCACCAAAGAAGCATTAAGGACAGGCTCTGGAGTCAAGTTTAAAGAGTTCATTCAATATCTCCTGGATGTACATAGGCCAGTGGGTATGGATATACACTGGGATCATGTCAATAGGCTTTGCAGCCCATGTTTGATAGACTACGACTTCGTTGGGAAATTTGAAAGTATGGAAGAAGATGCAAactttttcttgcatttaattGGTGCTCCACAAAATTTAACTTTCCCCAAGTTTAAAGATCGCCACTCCAATGAAGAAAGAACTACCACTAAAATTACACAACAGTATTTTGCACAGCTTTCTCCTTCTCAACGACAACAAAGCTATGACTTTTACTATATGGATTACTTGATGTTCAACTACTCAAAACCTTTTGAAGATTTATATTAA
- the CHST8 gene encoding carbohydrate sulfotransferase 8 isoform X4: MGRDLRPYYYAFSQRIKYNTGFQQPKKDCVSSNNQDRRLRKNTADRVATVKQSDSLEPSESVPTKLQSTDRRQSSIMFSMKDQQKGEEINSIKLHKRRRRFIIKKSPILISMNSSILNLPTLKYEDRNNSKWKSLYQIQGERKRIMRETCSKYKSNNRRIITPYHVSRIFVEDKYRVLYCEVPKAGCSNWKRVLMVLNGLASSTKDIQHNTVHYGNYLKRLDGFDHNGIYHRLNTYTKMLFIREPFEKLVSAFRDKFEHPNNYYHPVFGKAIISRYRVNATKEALRTGSGVKFKEFIQYLLDVHRPVGMDIHWDHVNRLCSPCLIDYDFVGKFESMEEDANFFLHLIGAPQNLTFPKFKDRHSNEERTTTKITQQYFAQLSPSQRQQSYDFYYMDYLMFNYSKPFEDLY, encoded by the exons GGATAAAATATAACACGGGATTCCAGCAAccaaaaaaa GACTGTGTTTCCAGCAATAACCAGGATAgaagattaagaaaaaatactgcagacAGAGTAGCAACAGTTAAGCAGAGCGATTCATTAGAGCCATCTGAAAGTGTGCCCACCAAGCTTCAAAGCACCGACAGAAGGCAAAGCAGCATCATGTTTTCTATGAAAGATCAACAGAAAGgtgaagaaattaattccatCAAGCTCCATAAACGCAGGAGGAGGTTTATAATTAAAAAGAGCCCAATTCTGATTTCCATGAACAGCTCCATTCTCAACCTGCCCACACTTAAATATGAGGATAGAAACAACAGCAAGTGGAAAAGTCTCTATCAGATCCAAGGAGAAAGGAAACGGATTATGAGGGAAACATGttcaaaatacaaaagtaaTAACAGAAGGATAATCACTCCTTATCATGTGTCTAGAATATTTGTAGAAGATAAATACAGAGTTTTATACTGTGAAGTACCAAAAGCCGGCTGCTCTAACTGGAAACGGGTGCTCATGGTGCTAAATGGGCTGGCCTCCTCCACAAAAGATATCCAGCACAACACAGTGCACTACGGAAACTACTTGAAACGGCTGGATGGCTTTGATCACAATGGAATTTATCACAGGCTCAACACTTACACAAAGATGCTATTTATTCGTGAGCCTTTTGAAAAGCTGGTATCTGCATTTCGGGACAAGTTTGAACATCCGAACAACTACTACCACCCGGTTTTTGGAAAAGCCATCATTTCCAGATACCGTGTCAATGCCACCAAAGAAGCATTAAGGACAGGCTCTGGAGTCAAGTTTAAAGAGTTCATTCAATATCTCCTGGATGTACATAGGCCAGTGGGTATGGATATACACTGGGATCATGTCAATAGGCTTTGCAGCCCATGTTTGATAGACTACGACTTCGTTGGGAAATTTGAAAGTATGGAAGAAGATGCAAactttttcttgcatttaattGGTGCTCCACAAAATTTAACTTTCCCCAAGTTTAAAGATCGCCACTCCAATGAAGAAAGAACTACCACTAAAATTACACAACAGTATTTTGCACAGCTTTCTCCTTCTCAACGACAACAAAGCTATGACTTTTACTATATGGATTACTTGATGTTCAACTACTCAAAACCTTTTGAAGATTTATATTAA
- the CHST8 gene encoding carbohydrate sulfotransferase 8 isoform X2, with amino-acid sequence MRLTCMFSFILLFGAVGLVVFIHLQDPEEIVHQQTPGIKYNTGFQQPKKDCVSSNNQDRRLRKNTADRVATVKQSDSLEPSESVPTKLQSTDRRQSSIMFSMKDQQKGEEINSIKLHKRRRRFIIKKSPILISMNSSILNLPTLKYEDRNNSKWKSLYQIQGERKRIMRETCSKYKSNNRRIITPYHVSRIFVEDKYRVLYCEVPKAGCSNWKRVLMVLNGLASSTKDIQHNTVHYGNYLKRLDGFDHNGIYHRLNTYTKMLFIREPFEKLVSAFRDKFEHPNNYYHPVFGKAIISRYRVNATKEALRTGSGVKFKEFIQYLLDVHRPVGMDIHWDHVNRLCSPCLIDYDFVGKFESMEEDANFFLHLIGAPQNLTFPKFKDRHSNEERTTTKITQQYFAQLSPSQRQQSYDFYYMDYLMFNYSKPFEDLY; translated from the exons GGATAAAATATAACACGGGATTCCAGCAAccaaaaaaa GACTGTGTTTCCAGCAATAACCAGGATAgaagattaagaaaaaatactgcagacAGAGTAGCAACAGTTAAGCAGAGCGATTCATTAGAGCCATCTGAAAGTGTGCCCACCAAGCTTCAAAGCACCGACAGAAGGCAAAGCAGCATCATGTTTTCTATGAAAGATCAACAGAAAGgtgaagaaattaattccatCAAGCTCCATAAACGCAGGAGGAGGTTTATAATTAAAAAGAGCCCAATTCTGATTTCCATGAACAGCTCCATTCTCAACCTGCCCACACTTAAATATGAGGATAGAAACAACAGCAAGTGGAAAAGTCTCTATCAGATCCAAGGAGAAAGGAAACGGATTATGAGGGAAACATGttcaaaatacaaaagtaaTAACAGAAGGATAATCACTCCTTATCATGTGTCTAGAATATTTGTAGAAGATAAATACAGAGTTTTATACTGTGAAGTACCAAAAGCCGGCTGCTCTAACTGGAAACGGGTGCTCATGGTGCTAAATGGGCTGGCCTCCTCCACAAAAGATATCCAGCACAACACAGTGCACTACGGAAACTACTTGAAACGGCTGGATGGCTTTGATCACAATGGAATTTATCACAGGCTCAACACTTACACAAAGATGCTATTTATTCGTGAGCCTTTTGAAAAGCTGGTATCTGCATTTCGGGACAAGTTTGAACATCCGAACAACTACTACCACCCGGTTTTTGGAAAAGCCATCATTTCCAGATACCGTGTCAATGCCACCAAAGAAGCATTAAGGACAGGCTCTGGAGTCAAGTTTAAAGAGTTCATTCAATATCTCCTGGATGTACATAGGCCAGTGGGTATGGATATACACTGGGATCATGTCAATAGGCTTTGCAGCCCATGTTTGATAGACTACGACTTCGTTGGGAAATTTGAAAGTATGGAAGAAGATGCAAactttttcttgcatttaattGGTGCTCCACAAAATTTAACTTTCCCCAAGTTTAAAGATCGCCACTCCAATGAAGAAAGAACTACCACTAAAATTACACAACAGTATTTTGCACAGCTTTCTCCTTCTCAACGACAACAAAGCTATGACTTTTACTATATGGATTACTTGATGTTCAACTACTCAAAACCTTTTGAAGATTTATATTAA